A portion of the Nerophis lumbriciformis linkage group LG37, RoL_Nlum_v2.1, whole genome shotgun sequence genome contains these proteins:
- the LOC133577133 gene encoding fatty acid-binding protein, liver-like isoform X1, with protein MNKGKCLEHKRVTVLLSVCAMMRGRTSHRSSNNRELKSPTCQPAERQPQSTNLCRQQTWTLAAPGRFILRKTLRASSKRWVRCVVFLWLICAFMQTCLFIGAPEMVVKMRKKVKPLMVIERKGNDLSYTLKTPNFTVTNSISIGKEAEITAIDGRKVKCTVREENGKLITESDKFTSVREIQGQEMIETVTAGSAILISRSRRV; from the exons ATGAACAAAGGAAAATGTTTAGAGCACAAACGAGTGACAGTGTTGTTGTCAGTGTGTGCAATGATGAGGGGGAGAACTTCACACAGGAGCTCCAATAACAGGGAGTTGAAGTCCCCAACATGCCAACCAGCAGAGAGACAACCACAAAGCACAAACCTCTGCAGACAGCAGACATGGACTTTAGCGGCACCTGGCAGGTTTATTCTGAGGAAAACCTTGAGGGCTTCCTCAAAGCGTTGGGTAAGATGTGTGGTCTTTCTGTGGCTTATTTGTGCGTTCATGCAAACATGTCTCTTCATAGGCGCGCCTGAGATGGTTGTGAAAATGCGTAAGAAGGTGAAGCCACTGATGGTGATAGAGCGTAAAGGCAACGATTTGAGCTACACGCTTAAAACCCCCAACTTCACGGTCACTAATTCAATCAGCATCGGGAAGGAGGCGGAAATTACTGCGATCGATGGCAGGAAAGTCAAA TGCACCGTCCGAGAGGAGAACGGAAAGCTGATCACTGAGAGCGACAAGTTCACTTCGGTCCGAGAAATACAAGGCCAGGAAATGATTGAG